One genomic region from Xyrauchen texanus isolate HMW12.3.18 chromosome 4, RBS_HiC_50CHRs, whole genome shotgun sequence encodes:
- the idua gene encoding alpha-L-iduronidase: protein MRVFISDVSRMYRCKHSSLRWIVVIAVLFIKLHSVTSSSSVEVQVKVDKPLRNLKHFWRSTGFCPPQPHTDAHLYDLSIDQQINLALIGSVPHRGIQQVRIHWMLELVSAQVFNGEYHYNFTHLDQLLDLLWQNGLQPGFELMGSVSNAFGNFEDKRQVTEWRNLVYLIAKRCIWKYGLGSVSEWNFETWNEPNNHDFDNITVSIQGFLNYFDACSEGLRAASPLLRFGGPGDSCHFPPRSPYCWEMLKHCYNGTNYFTGETGVRLDYIALHKKGGGSTLPILQQEVATVQEIQQRFPHFRSVPIYNDEADPLVGWNKPLTWRADVTYAAMVVKVISQHQNLLIADQNNTINYTLLSNDNAFLSYHPHPFTQRTLTARFQINNTNPPHVQLLRKPVLTVMGLLALLGETQVHAEVLTDGSGVNTSVGVLASVHVPQVPYTADSWQTTVLLYNSRDNQTFSTSDIITLRLSGIPQHRGLMYVTHYMDNNVTNPFKLWENMGRPDYPTVQQFTQLRSQEDPQTVGPLPVPSDGSLMLKTSLPVPSVLLIHMCAQSKEVPDQVNGVRFITITKDQVLIVWKDHCIGTKCIKTYEVEFSKDNSAFERINHRDTMFTHFTYSPESLDVNGYYRVRAVDYWGRKGEYSVTEKY, encoded by the exons ATGCGAGTGTTTATAAGTGACGTCAGCAGGATGTATAGATGTAAACACAGTTCATTGAGATGGATAGTAGTTATAGCAGTCCTGTTTATAAAACTGCATTCTGTTACCTCCAGTTCATCCGTGGAAGTTCAAGTGAAGGTTGACAAGCCACTCCGAAACCTAAAGCACTTTTGGAGAAGCACTGGATTCTG TCCCCCACAGCCCCACACCGACGCACACCTGTATGATCTCAGTATAGACCAACAGATAAACCTGGCATTGATTGGCTCTGTGCCACACAGAGGAATCCAACAGGTGCGAATACACTGGATGCTGGAGCTGGTTTCTGCACA GGTTTTCAATGGAGAATATCACTATAACTTCACTCACTTAGACCAATTGCTTGACCTTCTGTGGCAGAATGGACTGCAGCCGG GGTTTGAACTGATGGGCAGTGTGTCCAATGCCTTCGGCAACTTTGAGGACAAAAGACAGGTTACTGAATGGAGGAATTTGGTGTATTTGATTGCCAAAAGATGCATAT GGAAATACGGTCTGGGCTCTGTCTCTGAGTGGAACTTTGAGACGTGGAATGAGCCAAACAATCACGACTTTGATAACATCACTGTGTCAATCCAAG GGTTTCTGAACTATTTTGATGCCTGTTCTGAGGGGCTTCGCGCAGCGAGTCCACTGTTGCGGTTTGGGGGTCCGGGAGACTCCTGTCACTTTCCCCCTCGTTCGCCGTACTGCTGGGAGATGCTAAAGCACTGTTACAATGGCACGAACTACTTCACTGGAGAGACGGGAGTCCGGCTAGACTATATCGCTCTACACAAAAAG GGAGGGGGAAGCACATTACCGATCCTGCAGCAGGAAGTAGCCACAGTGCAGGAGATCCAGCAGCGGTTTCCTCATTTTCGGTCTGTGCCGATCTACAATGATGAGGCAGATCCACTGGTTGGCTGGAATAAACCGCTCACCTGGAGAGCAGATGTCACCTATGCAGCCATGGTGGTTAAG GTGATCTCACAGCATCAGAACCTGCTCATTGCTGACCAAAACAATACAATCAACTACACGCTTCTTAGCAACGACAATGCTTTCCTTAGTTACCACCCGCACCCGTTTACCCAGCGCACTCTCACCGCTCGATTCCAGATTAACAACACAAACCCGCCGCATGTGCAGTTATTAAGGAAACCAGTCCTGACTGTGATGGGCCTTTTGGCACTTTTAG GTGAGACTCAGGTGCATGCAGAAGTCTTGACTGATGGTTCTGGAGTGAACACTTCAGTAGGTGTGCTGGCCAGCGTTCATGTCCCTCAGGTGCCGTACACAGCTGATAGCTGGCAGACCACAGTCCTGTTATATAACAGCAGAGATAACCAGACCTTTTCCACCAGTGACATCATCACTCTGCGCCTCAGTGGAATACCGCAACACAGGG GACTAATGTATGTGACACACTACATGGATAATAATGTGACAAACCCATTTAAGCTGTGGGAAAACATGGGCCGACCAGACTACCCCACTGTACAACAGTTCACACAGCTACGGAGCCAAGag GATCCACAGACTGTTGGACCCCTTCCAGTCCCCTCTGATGGCTCTTTGATGCTCAAGACAAGTCTTCCTGTGCCCTCAGTGCTGCTCATACATATGTGCGCACAGTCTAAAGAAGTGCCCGACCAG GTGAATGGGGTTCGTTTCATCACTATCACTAAAGACCAAGTTTTGATTGTTTGGAAGGATCATTGCATCGGCACAAA GTGTATAAAGACATACGAAGTGGAGTTTTCCAAAGACAATAGCGCTTTCGAGAGGATTAATCACAGAGACACAATGTTTACACACTTCACTTATTCACCAG AGAGTCTGGACGTGAATGGTTACTATAGAGTGCGAGCCGTCGATTACTGGGGAAGAAAGGGGGAATATTCTGTCACAGAGAAGTATTAG